The Rattus rattus isolate New Zealand chromosome 1, Rrattus_CSIRO_v1, whole genome shotgun sequence genome includes a region encoding these proteins:
- the LOC116890152 gene encoding thymosin beta-10-like — MADKPDMGEIASFDKAKLKKTEMQEKNTLPTKETIEQKKRSGIS; from the coding sequence ATGGCAGACAAGCCGGACATGGGGGAAATCGCCAGCTTCGATAAGGCCAAGCTGAAGAAAACCGAGATGCAGGAGAAGAACACCCTGCCTACCAAAGAGACCATTGAACAGAAAAAGAGGAGTGGAATCTCCTAA